Proteins from a genomic interval of Heteronotia binoei isolate CCM8104 ecotype False Entrance Well chromosome 5, APGP_CSIRO_Hbin_v1, whole genome shotgun sequence:
- the DCTN4 gene encoding dynactin subunit 4 isoform X2: protein MASLLQSERVSYLVRGEKEIRAPLSQLYFCRYCSELRSLECVSHEVDSHYCPSCLENMPSAEAKLKKNRCANCFDCPCCMHTLSTRATSIPAPLPDDPAKTTMKKAYYLACGFCRWTSRDVGMADKSVASGGWQEPENPHTQKINKLVEYYQQLAQKEKMERDRKKLVRRRPYMPLAFSDKYGLGTRLQRQRPGAPISALAGLSLKEGEDQKEIKIEPAQAVDEVEPLPEDYYTRPINLTEVTTLRQRLLQPDFQPICASQLYPRHKHLLIKRSLRCRKCEHNLSKPEFNPTSIKFKIQLVAVNYIPEVRIMSIPNLRYMKESQVLLTLTNPVENLTHVTLKECEEGDPDDINSTAKVVVPSKELILAGKDAAAEYDELAEPQDFQDDPDIIAFRKANKVGVFIKVTPQKEEGEVTVSFKMKHEFKNLAAPIRPTEEGDQSCEVIWLTHHVELRLGPLLP from the exons ATGGCTTCATTGCTGCAATCCGAGCGGGTCTCTTACTTAGTTCGTGGCGAGAAGGAGATTCGCGCGCCGCTCTCGCAGCTCTATTTCTGCCGTTACTGTAGCGAGCTCCGTTCCCTCGAATGCGTCTCTCATGAG GTGGATTCTCACTATTGTCCCAGTTGCTTGGAAAATATGCCATCAGCTGAAGCCAAGCTGAAGAAAAACAG GTGTGCTAACTGTTTTGACTGCCCATGCTGCATGCATACCCTTTCCACCCGTGCAACAAGCATTCCTGCTCCACTGCCTGATGATCCAGCTAAGACTACAATGAAGAAAGCTTATTATCTGGCCTGTGGCTTTTGCCGCTGGACATCCAGAGATGTTGGCATGGCAGATAAATCAGTTG CCAGTGGAGGTTGGCAGGAGCCAGAGAATCCTCATACTCAGAAG ATCAATAAGTTAGTTGAGTACTATCAACAGCTGGCTCagaaggagaagatggaaagaGATCGTAAAAAGCTGGTTCGGCGCCGCCCCTACATGCCACTGGCTTTTTCG GACAAATATGGCCTTGGAACCAGGCTCCAGCGTCAGAGGCCTGGAGCACCAATCAGTGCACTTGCTGGACTGTC GCTAAAAGAAGGAGAGGACCAGAAGGAGATAAAAATTGAACCGGCCCAGGCTGTGGATGAAGTGGAACCTCTGCCTGAGGATTATTATACAAGACCAATCAATTTAACAGAAG TGACAACCTTGCGGCAGCGCCTCCTGCAGCCAGACTTCCAGCCCATCTGTGCTTCTCAGCTTTACCCGCGTCATAAGCACCTGCTGATCAAACGCTCGTTACGGTGCAGG aaATGTGAACACAATTTGAGTAAACCAGAGTTCAATCCTACATCCATCAAATTCAAAATCCAGCTAGTAGCTGT CAACTACATCCCTGAAGTGAGAATCATGTCTATTCCAAATCTGCGCTACATGAAG GAGAGTCAAGTTCTTCTAACTCTAACTAATCCAGTGGAAAATCTTACCCATGTGACATTGAAAGAATGTGAGGAAGGTGATCCTGATGACATCAATAGTACTGCTAAG GTGGTGGTTCCTTCCAAGGAGTTAATTCTGGCTGGCAAAGATGCAGCGGCAGAATATGATGAGTTGGCAGAGCCTCAGGATTTTCAGGATGACCCTGA CATTATAGCATTTCGGAAGGCTAACAAGGTTGGAGTATTCATCAAGGTTACTCCACAGAAAGAAGAGGGAGAAGTTACTGTGAGTTTTAAGATGAAACATGAATTTAAAAATCTTGCTGCTCCAATTCGGCCCACGGAGGAAGGTGATCAGAGCTGTGAAGTCATCTGGCTCACTCACCATGTGGAGCTCCGGCTGGGCCCTCTGCTTCCATGA
- the DCTN4 gene encoding dynactin subunit 4 isoform X1 — protein sequence MASLLQSERVSYLVRGEKEIRAPLSQLYFCRYCSELRSLECVSHEVDSHYCPSCLENMPSAEAKLKKNRCANCFDCPCCMHTLSTRATSIPAPLPDDPAKTTMKKAYYLACGFCRWTSRDVGMADKSVASGGWQEPENPHTQKINKLVEYYQQLAQKEKMERDRKKLVRRRPYMPLAFSQHTIHVVDKYGLGTRLQRQRPGAPISALAGLSLKEGEDQKEIKIEPAQAVDEVEPLPEDYYTRPINLTEVTTLRQRLLQPDFQPICASQLYPRHKHLLIKRSLRCRKCEHNLSKPEFNPTSIKFKIQLVAVNYIPEVRIMSIPNLRYMKESQVLLTLTNPVENLTHVTLKECEEGDPDDINSTAKVVVPSKELILAGKDAAAEYDELAEPQDFQDDPDIIAFRKANKVGVFIKVTPQKEEGEVTVSFKMKHEFKNLAAPIRPTEEGDQSCEVIWLTHHVELRLGPLLP from the exons ATGGCTTCATTGCTGCAATCCGAGCGGGTCTCTTACTTAGTTCGTGGCGAGAAGGAGATTCGCGCGCCGCTCTCGCAGCTCTATTTCTGCCGTTACTGTAGCGAGCTCCGTTCCCTCGAATGCGTCTCTCATGAG GTGGATTCTCACTATTGTCCCAGTTGCTTGGAAAATATGCCATCAGCTGAAGCCAAGCTGAAGAAAAACAG GTGTGCTAACTGTTTTGACTGCCCATGCTGCATGCATACCCTTTCCACCCGTGCAACAAGCATTCCTGCTCCACTGCCTGATGATCCAGCTAAGACTACAATGAAGAAAGCTTATTATCTGGCCTGTGGCTTTTGCCGCTGGACATCCAGAGATGTTGGCATGGCAGATAAATCAGTTG CCAGTGGAGGTTGGCAGGAGCCAGAGAATCCTCATACTCAGAAG ATCAATAAGTTAGTTGAGTACTATCAACAGCTGGCTCagaaggagaagatggaaagaGATCGTAAAAAGCTGGTTCGGCGCCGCCCCTACATGCCACTGGCTTTTTCG CAACACACTATACATGTAGTG GACAAATATGGCCTTGGAACCAGGCTCCAGCGTCAGAGGCCTGGAGCACCAATCAGTGCACTTGCTGGACTGTC GCTAAAAGAAGGAGAGGACCAGAAGGAGATAAAAATTGAACCGGCCCAGGCTGTGGATGAAGTGGAACCTCTGCCTGAGGATTATTATACAAGACCAATCAATTTAACAGAAG TGACAACCTTGCGGCAGCGCCTCCTGCAGCCAGACTTCCAGCCCATCTGTGCTTCTCAGCTTTACCCGCGTCATAAGCACCTGCTGATCAAACGCTCGTTACGGTGCAGG aaATGTGAACACAATTTGAGTAAACCAGAGTTCAATCCTACATCCATCAAATTCAAAATCCAGCTAGTAGCTGT CAACTACATCCCTGAAGTGAGAATCATGTCTATTCCAAATCTGCGCTACATGAAG GAGAGTCAAGTTCTTCTAACTCTAACTAATCCAGTGGAAAATCTTACCCATGTGACATTGAAAGAATGTGAGGAAGGTGATCCTGATGACATCAATAGTACTGCTAAG GTGGTGGTTCCTTCCAAGGAGTTAATTCTGGCTGGCAAAGATGCAGCGGCAGAATATGATGAGTTGGCAGAGCCTCAGGATTTTCAGGATGACCCTGA CATTATAGCATTTCGGAAGGCTAACAAGGTTGGAGTATTCATCAAGGTTACTCCACAGAAAGAAGAGGGAGAAGTTACTGTGAGTTTTAAGATGAAACATGAATTTAAAAATCTTGCTGCTCCAATTCGGCCCACGGAGGAAGGTGATCAGAGCTGTGAAGTCATCTGGCTCACTCACCATGTGGAGCTCCGGCTGGGCCCTCTGCTTCCATGA